In a genomic window of Candidatus Bathyarchaeota archaeon:
- a CDS encoding universal stress protein, translating to MIKQVLVAVDGSDNSWKALDFALDFAEKYSAALEVLNVSESSAVVAVLPQVGPEGYVNESSAAMARDLWEFHEEIINRARTHVEETKSKVQTSFKLREGEAATEIAAEAKDGAFDVVVVGHAGTGRMKEFLGLGGISEKVAHTAPCPVIIVR from the coding sequence TTGATTAAGCAAGTTTTGGTTGCAGTGGATGGTTCCGATAATTCCTGGAAAGCACTAGATTTCGCTTTAGATTTTGCAGAAAAATACAGCGCCGCCTTAGAGGTGCTCAATGTTTCTGAGTCTTCAGCGGTGGTTGCGGTTCTTCCGCAAGTAGGTCCTGAAGGATACGTAAATGAAAGCTCCGCGGCTATGGCAAGGGACCTTTGGGAGTTTCATGAAGAAATCATCAACAGAGCCCGAACACACGTTGAAGAGACAAAATCGAAGGTTCAAACATCGTTTAAGCTCCGAGAAGGCGAAGCAGCCACAGAAATAGCGGCAGAAGCCAAAGACGGCGCCTTCGACGTGGTTGTGGTTGGTCATGCGGGGACTGGTCGAATGAAAGAGTTTCTTGGCTTAGGCGGCATAAGCGAAAAAGTCGCTCACACGGCGCCCTGCCCAGTTATAATCGTACGTTAA
- a CDS encoding 4Fe-4S dicluster domain-containing protein — translation MAAKCNFQKLTREENKVTVTSLSCLAKMQKELKRRSEGQEFDEAFTKEILTRFKFTPPPELKDAQSLIIVAMPRSPKKAIFDWKNKKHTFIVPPIYSAFDEKRMRVEQLVTEAVGQVGFRTAPLFLPLKLLAVSSGLARYGRNNIAYVEGMGSFVRFTALYSDMPSEETLWQEAKMLDQCIECDLCRNACPTGAIDKERFLLHQDRCLTYHNEKDGKIPFPEWIKPQWHNCLVGCTRCQTACPENKSYIAKVEETVEFTQEDTTMLLKGTSPEQAPRNLLEKIKQLGLTDYFNEMPRNLSALLEN, via the coding sequence ATGGCTGCGAAATGCAATTTTCAAAAACTTACCCGCGAAGAAAACAAAGTAACCGTTACATCGCTAAGTTGCCTAGCCAAGATGCAAAAAGAACTCAAGCGACGCAGCGAGGGACAAGAGTTTGACGAGGCATTCACAAAAGAAATCCTAACCCGATTCAAATTTACTCCGCCGCCAGAACTCAAAGATGCCCAATCACTAATTATTGTTGCAATGCCGCGGTCACCTAAGAAGGCAATTTTTGATTGGAAAAACAAGAAGCATACGTTTATTGTGCCTCCGATTTACTCGGCGTTTGACGAGAAGCGGATGCGTGTGGAGCAGTTGGTCACCGAGGCGGTTGGGCAAGTGGGGTTTAGAACAGCCCCGCTTTTTTTGCCGCTAAAGCTGTTGGCAGTATCAAGTGGTTTGGCGAGGTATGGGCGCAACAACATCGCCTACGTGGAGGGTATGGGAAGTTTTGTGCGCTTCACCGCGCTGTACTCAGATATGCCAAGCGAAGAAACCCTCTGGCAAGAAGCAAAAATGCTTGACCAATGCATCGAGTGCGATTTATGCAGAAACGCTTGCCCCACCGGCGCCATAGACAAAGAACGGTTCTTACTGCACCAAGACAGATGCCTCACTTATCACAACGAAAAAGACGGCAAAATCCCCTTTCCTGAGTGGATAAAACCGCAGTGGCACAACTGTTTGGTGGGCTGTACTCGATGCCAAACCGCATGCCCCGAAAATAAGTCCTACATAGCAAAAGTGGAGGAAACAGTGGAATTCACCCAAGAAGACACCACGATGCTACTCAAAGGCACATCCCCCGAGCAGGCACCCAGAAACCTATTGGAGAAGATAAAACAATTAGGATTAACTGATTACTTCAACGAGATGCCACGAAACCTCTCGGCACTACTTGAGAATTAG
- a CDS encoding DUF362 domain-containing protein → MNVHLLPWDTNRNLHLEANRLYDEAGTFDCISKGDLVAIKIHVGELGNPYYVQPFFVHDIVRRVKEAGGKPFLTDANTYYNALRNNAYDHMQTALMNGFNMAPFIVADGLKSENFQLIKTRGILPEVEVSGAIVQADAMIAVSHCKGHELSGFGGAIKNLAMGCTSKAGKLRQHRAVGLEIDTSKCVGCGKCKEVCPMGLPEIIEGKAYNSSAACMRCPFCVASCPIEAIRFVGKENLSLALASAAYGVLSTFAPDKVSYVSFAKDIAEACDCAPNPGGIVLGDLGILAADSPVSIDAAFLRSVNYKVFNDHSHVDCMLQVEETQRLGVSGDLNPNIITV, encoded by the coding sequence TTGAACGTCCATTTATTACCTTGGGATACGAACCGCAACCTGCATTTGGAAGCAAACCGCCTCTACGACGAAGCCGGAACCTTCGACTGCATAAGCAAAGGCGACTTGGTCGCCATAAAAATACACGTCGGCGAATTGGGCAACCCCTACTATGTACAACCCTTTTTTGTGCATGACATAGTCCGACGCGTCAAGGAAGCGGGCGGTAAACCCTTCCTAACAGACGCCAATACATACTACAACGCGCTTCGAAACAACGCTTACGACCACATGCAAACCGCGTTGATGAATGGTTTTAACATGGCGCCTTTCATCGTTGCGGATGGTCTTAAAAGCGAGAACTTTCAACTTATCAAGACCCGTGGTATCTTGCCTGAAGTTGAGGTTTCAGGAGCTATAGTTCAAGCTGACGCCATGATAGCTGTTAGTCACTGTAAAGGTCACGAATTATCAGGGTTCGGCGGCGCCATCAAAAACTTGGCTATGGGCTGCACCTCCAAAGCAGGTAAGCTTCGTCAGCACCGTGCTGTTGGTCTTGAGATTGATACCTCAAAATGTGTTGGCTGCGGTAAATGCAAAGAGGTGTGTCCTATGGGTCTCCCAGAAATCATCGAGGGTAAAGCCTACAATAGCTCCGCGGCGTGCATGCGTTGTCCCTTCTGCGTTGCCTCATGTCCGATTGAAGCCATCCGTTTTGTGGGTAAAGAAAATTTGTCTTTAGCTTTGGCATCGGCTGCGTATGGCGTTCTCTCTACGTTTGCCCCCGACAAGGTCAGCTATGTGAGTTTTGCTAAAGACATCGCGGAAGCCTGCGACTGCGCCCCCAACCCCGGAGGCATAGTTTTAGGTGACCTCGGTATTCTTGCTGCGGATTCGCCTGTTTCTATAGATGCTGCGTTTCTGCGTTCGGTGAATTACAAAGTTTTCAATGACCATTCTCATGTGGACTGCATGTTACAAGTAGAGGAAACCCAGCGGCTTGGCGTTAGCGGCGATTTGAACCCTAACATCATCACGGTTTAA
- a CDS encoding DedA family protein, with the protein MDAQTKGGQLRRKAPQIIIVTLVVALFVYVLVEVLVDIFVNGSSLTSGPLIGAIVAFTGNVTETVSTWGYIGIFILMILEASSLPIPSEIVLPFAGCIISMGQTNLNITLTVAVATIAAIIGSLIDYYIGYKGVETLTKHRILGHSLFSMEQLEVAGRWFRRYGSAVVFLARLVPVLRTLISFPAGAAKMSLTKFVAYTAAGCLIWNTLLIYVGYYLGSNWREVAGFSEYIIIVVGAGLVAAAAFYLYSRRKRKKKAQTIVKP; encoded by the coding sequence ATGGATGCACAGACAAAAGGGGGGCAACTACGCAGAAAAGCTCCGCAAATCATCATTGTTACCTTAGTTGTCGCCTTATTTGTGTACGTTTTGGTTGAGGTTCTAGTTGACATCTTCGTCAATGGCAGCTCCCTAACCAGTGGTCCCCTCATCGGCGCCATCGTCGCCTTCACTGGCAACGTAACCGAAACCGTCTCGACATGGGGCTACATCGGCATCTTTATCCTCATGATTTTAGAAGCCAGCTCACTACCCATCCCAAGCGAAATCGTGCTCCCCTTCGCAGGATGCATAATTTCAATGGGGCAAACAAACCTCAACATCACCCTAACAGTGGCGGTTGCCACCATAGCCGCTATCATCGGGAGCCTCATTGACTACTACATTGGCTACAAAGGCGTCGAAACCCTCACCAAACACCGCATCCTAGGTCACAGCCTCTTTTCAATGGAGCAGCTAGAGGTTGCAGGCAGATGGTTTAGACGGTACGGCTCCGCGGTGGTGTTTTTGGCGCGGCTAGTCCCCGTGCTGCGTACACTTATCTCGTTCCCAGCGGGCGCTGCCAAAATGTCACTAACAAAATTTGTTGCCTATACAGCCGCAGGCTGCTTGATATGGAATACGTTGTTGATTTATGTGGGGTACTATTTGGGGTCGAATTGGAGAGAGGTCGCGGGCTTCTCCGAATACATTATAATTGTAGTCGGCGCTGGGTTGGTGGCGGCGGCTGCGTTTTACTTGTATAGTAGAAGAAAAAGAAAGAAAAAAGCTCAAACGATTGTTAAACCGTGA
- a CDS encoding serine protease, whose amino-acid sequence MAAETSPLIRKIMRLYPDLTKAQQFFEKTETAYPIMFPIKHETLPLGIEKRKLMRMKTIEATSSALEKIKKFGELANLTPSENNSILCSIILTTRPAILIENDTYLQAKPPLTSSDIDWNNFLEPYRGMIEKAALSVGRIEFKHSDTEKYGGTGFLVAEDVIMTNRHVAEYFCEKDMQTGEYIFKTEITRKRIDYCEENNTSPSREFQIKKILKIYDPPDPDLALLKVAKTSQEREHPTPLVIADSMPDPIEDSDVDPNGHRKVFAVGYPFFDTRETTKQLQDVFGDVYEVKRLQPGIFNSVKNVDNVLRHDCSTIGGNSGSCIVDVKLNQVIGLHFRGELASEYNEAVALPLLNNSIKNDLKQFGVEFA is encoded by the coding sequence TTGGCTGCAGAAACAAGCCCTTTAATACGAAAAATTATGCGGCTTTATCCAGATTTAACCAAAGCACAACAATTTTTTGAGAAAACCGAAACCGCGTACCCCATCATGTTTCCCATAAAGCATGAGACGCTTCCTTTAGGGATCGAGAAAAGAAAACTGATGAGAATGAAAACAATTGAAGCTACAAGCTCAGCCTTAGAAAAAATTAAAAAATTTGGTGAGCTTGCAAACCTTACCCCATCCGAAAATAACAGCATTTTGTGTTCTATCATACTCACCACCAGACCTGCGATACTTATTGAAAACGACACATACCTCCAAGCCAAGCCACCCCTAACAAGCAGCGATATAGATTGGAACAATTTTCTCGAACCATATCGCGGCATGATAGAAAAGGCAGCTTTAAGCGTTGGAAGAATCGAATTCAAACACTCCGATACCGAGAAATATGGAGGCACAGGTTTTCTTGTCGCCGAAGACGTTATAATGACAAACCGTCATGTAGCAGAGTACTTTTGTGAAAAAGACATGCAAACAGGTGAATACATTTTCAAAACAGAAATTACCAGAAAACGCATAGATTACTGTGAGGAAAACAATACTTCGCCATCAAGAGAGTTTCAAATAAAGAAAATCCTAAAAATCTATGATCCGCCTGACCCTGACCTTGCACTCTTAAAAGTCGCAAAAACATCCCAAGAAAGAGAACATCCAACCCCATTAGTCATAGCAGACAGCATGCCAGACCCAATTGAAGATTCAGATGTCGACCCAAATGGGCACCGAAAGGTCTTTGCCGTAGGTTACCCTTTTTTTGACACTAGGGAAACCACCAAGCAACTTCAAGATGTTTTCGGAGACGTATATGAAGTCAAACGTCTGCAACCAGGAATATTCAACTCAGTTAAAAATGTGGATAACGTTTTGCGGCATGATTGTTCAACAATCGGGGGAAATTCTGGATCATGCATCGTCGATGTCAAACTAAATCAGGTTATTGGACTTCACTTCAGAGGCGAATTAGCCTCAGAGTACAATGAAGCCGTCGCGTTACCACTACTAAACAACTCCATAAAAAATGACCTTAAACAATTTGGAGTCGAGTTTGCCTAA